A segment of the Arachis hypogaea cultivar Tifrunner chromosome 5, arahy.Tifrunner.gnm2.J5K5, whole genome shotgun sequence genome:
TTTAACACAAAAAAAGGGGTCAATTCTTTTTCTCTGCAATTTCCCATATGAATCAGGTGGTTTTGACTAAAAAATAATTGGTTTTTAACCTCTTCTATAAAGAATTTTAGTGACTTATATATTGCCTAATGCTTATGGTTTATCtataaacaaattttattttattttattttttttactgattATAGTGTGATACCTTGTCCTGCACCCGATTCACTTGAGTAGATAGATGCTAATGCAAATGGAATACTAAATGTTATCtgaaattcaaacaaaaatatcattaattaatatgaattaaaataaataatcatttaaaacaAAAGTATATTCTAATAAATATGGCATGCAATTTGTATTATTCTCGATAATAATGAATTGTAATTACCGCGAGAGGAATGCCGAGAACGGCAAAGAAGGACAAGGCTCCAGCCTGAACGCCAGTGGAGGGATGACCAATATACCGGGGGTTAAGGTGGCGCTCATGCATAGCTACCTTACTGATATAAACAGTCATGGCCAAACCAGCGGCAAGGATTAAATTGACAATTCCCCAGAGGTTCTTGGCGCCACCAACCGCACGTCCAATGGGCTCCACACCCAAAGACATAACACCCAAAACCACTGAGTTTATCAAAAGACCCAAAGCACCCTTCTGGACACCGTCTTTATACGCTTGATCCCCAACTTTCCCACCATACACCTCTTTACCCATCCAATCAGTGTTGTACAGAAAGTATGAGAACCACGCCGACCAGTTTATTGCCGTAACTGCCATCAATAATAACATTGGCTTCTTCAGCCCCTTCAGTGCCCCTAACATTTCTCCAAAGCATGCAACCACTACGGACCTCTCATCTTCCTCTTCTCCCATACGTGATTTCTCACGTAATACTTGTTTGTCCTTCACATAGAACAGAGCCACACCCGTTAACACCAGCAGCAAGAGGAtcgagaagaagaagcagctttTCAGGTCTGCGCAGAACACATCACACGCTTTTGTTTGCGTGAATGGGAACACTTTGTGGAGGCTGTCAATGGAACCCGCGCCGTAACCCAGTACGCTTCCTACCGCCATAAAGAATGAAAAGAACGCATTTGCCAATCTCGTTTTCCGTTCGTCTCCCGCGGCAAGGTCACCAAGAAACGCTCGACAGGGGCCTTGGAGCATGTTGTTCGCCACATCCAAGATCCAGAACCCGATCACAAAAATGGCTACCGCGCGTGGACGGGTTTTCTTGGTCAGATTGTCCCCAAAGGCGTGGCCAATGTCGGCGGCAAAGCCAATGAGAAAAACAGCTATGGCGACAGCAGCCGCGCCTGCAAGGATAAAAGGTCGACGGCGGCCGAGTTTGGATGTACATCTGTCGCTGTAGTAACCCACTATTGGCTGGACAATCATGCCAGAGATGGGGCCACAAAGCCAGATGAAAGAAGACCATTGGTGAGGTACTCCGAGAAGCTGGCTATAAGGTGTTAGGAGGGAAAGCTGTAGTGCCCAGCCAAACTGGATTCCAGCAGCGATGGAGGCCACCGCCACCAGCTTCCAGATTGGACTTGGCTGTTCTCGTGACCCCGATTCCAGCTGAAGGGAGTTATGGGTGTCACCATTCTTAATGCTGCTCTTGTTTGAGGAGCTCATGGCGAGAAatgtagaagagaaagaaagaaaggagaatGGGGAAGGACTGGTAAGTATTTGAATGGAGATAGAGCAGAGTGAGTGTTGGTGAATTTATAAGCGGATGAAGAGGGTGAGGGGGTGTGTTATGTTGCATGGAAACGTCAGAGGGTGAaggaaacaaaaaaagaaaataaaaagaaaagtgaaaTTGAATTCCAATTAAAGTCGTCCTTATCCATTTATTCAAAGCTGAGTAATCCTCTTCATAAACCTTTTGCCAATTGTCTAATGTCTACTGTCCTCCTCCCTTTATTTTTACACTACACATCTCTATACCATATTTGGTTCAAAATACTTTTATCAACTTGTTTTTGTAAGCGTGTAAATCTATATCTATTAagaattcatttttttaaaactatcaacaaatttttaaaatagggAATAAACAACAGTTTAGGATTATTATTAGATAAATAACTTGTGTTTTTAAGACATCTTTTAagagaataataatattttttaaattcttgatgtatttaatatataaaattatataaaattatcttttaatgaattttagtaaatttttttaaactacTCATAAAAATATTCTTACTTTGCATATTAGCAAATTAGTCAAAGGCAGTCTAAaattttcttattatatatttagtAATTACTTCTAAAATAGATATAtagtattaaatataataaatatgcaATTTTAAATGTTATATGCATAAAATTATAGATGCTAAGTTAAATAATTAAGGTAATTTAAGATTATTGTCTATTTAATATTATTGCTACAAAAAT
Coding sequences within it:
- the LOC112803096 gene encoding sucrose transport protein SUC5 isoform X2 — protein: MSSSNKSSIKNGDTHNSLQLESGSREQPSPIWKLVAVASIAAGIQFGWALQLSLLTPYSQLLGVPHQWSSFIWLCGPISGMIVQPIVGYYSDRCTSKLGRRRPFILAGAAAVAIAVFLIGFAADIGHAFGDNLTKKTRPRAVAIFVIGFWILDVANNMLQGPCRAFLGDLAAGDERKTRLANAFFSFFMAVGSVLGYGAGSIDSLHKVFPFTQTKACDVFCADLKSCFFFSILLLLVLTGVALFYVKDKQVLREKSRMGEEEDERSVVVACFGEMLGALKGLKKPMLLLMAVTAINWSAWFSYFLYNTDWMGKEVYGGKVGDQAYKDGVQKGALGLLINSVVLGVMSLGVEPIGRAVGGAKNLWGIVNLILAAGLAMTVYISKVAMHERHLNPRYIGHPSTGVQAGALSFFAVLGIPLAITFSIPFALASIYSSESGAGQDDSGINQRTMGQVIWRW
- the LOC112803096 gene encoding sucrose transport protein SUC5 isoform X3, with translation MSSSNKSSIKNGDTHNSLQLESGSREQPSPIWKLVAVASIAAGIQFGWALQLSLLTPYSQLLGVPHQWSSFIWLCGPISGMIVQPIVGYYSDRCTSKLGRRRPFILAGAAAVAIAVFLIGFAADIGHAFGDNLTKKTRPRAVAIFVIGFWILDVANNMLQGPCRAFLGDLAAGDERKTRLANAFFSFFMAVGSVLGYGAGSIDSLHKVFPFTQTKACDVFCADLKSCFFFSILLLLVLTGVALFYVKDKQVLREKSRMGEEEDERSVVVACFGEMLGALKGLKKPMLLLMAVTAINWSAWFSYFLYNTDWMGKEVYGGKVGDQAYKDGVQKGALGLLINSVVLGVMSLGVEPIGRAVGGAKNLWGIVNLILAAGLAMTVYISKVAMHERHLNPRYIGHPSTGVQAGALSFFAVLGIPLAITFSIPFALASIYSSESGAGQGITL
- the LOC112803096 gene encoding sucrose transport protein SUC8 isoform X1; this translates as MSSSNKSSIKNGDTHNSLQLESGSREQPSPIWKLVAVASIAAGIQFGWALQLSLLTPYSQLLGVPHQWSSFIWLCGPISGMIVQPIVGYYSDRCTSKLGRRRPFILAGAAAVAIAVFLIGFAADIGHAFGDNLTKKTRPRAVAIFVIGFWILDVANNMLQGPCRAFLGDLAAGDERKTRLANAFFSFFMAVGSVLGYGAGSIDSLHKVFPFTQTKACDVFCADLKSCFFFSILLLLVLTGVALFYVKDKQVLREKSRMGEEEDERSVVVACFGEMLGALKGLKKPMLLLMAVTAINWSAWFSYFLYNTDWMGKEVYGGKVGDQAYKDGVQKGALGLLINSVVLGVMSLGVEPIGRAVGGAKNLWGIVNLILAAGLAMTVYISKVAMHERHLNPRYIGHPSTGVQAGALSFFAVLGIPLAITFSIPFALASIYSSESGAGQGLSLGVLNLAIVIPQMIVASISGPWDKLFGGGNLPAFVAGAVAAAVSSIMAIFMLPSTKQSEAAKAALPMGGFH